The Sesamum indicum cultivar Zhongzhi No. 13 linkage group LG2, S_indicum_v1.0, whole genome shotgun sequence genome contains a region encoding:
- the LOC105156202 gene encoding defensin Ec-AMP-D1-like, translating to MKYLTVVICVFSFMLLLMIQGICPGAAAEGLRVEEKKKTCLYKSKKFGGICIAGAKCDSVCKREGFQGGKCRGLRRRCYCFKPC from the exons ATGAAGTATTTAACAGTCGTGATATGTGTTTTCTCGTTTATGCTTCTCCTCATGATCCAGG GAATATGTCCAGGTGCGGCGGCGGAAGGGCTGAGggtagaagagaagaagaaaacatgtCTGTACAAGAGCAAAAAATTCGGCGGAATTTGCATTGCTGGTGCTAAATGTGATAGCGTTTGCAAGCGTGAGGGGTTTCAAGGCGGAAAATGCCGCGGCCTCCGTCGCCGCTGCTATTGCTTTAAACCTTGCTag
- the LOC105156203 gene encoding probable calcium-binding protein CML25, with product MGFKALFKRKKKQRDGNGDTSPTTAPVQAPMINSRSSSLNGRSRLEEELEQVFKKFDVNGDGKISASELGSILGSVGQPATEEELRIMIQEVDADGDGFIDLQEFIALNTTDVGHEEVMENLKDAFKVFDIDKNGYITAEELQDVLQSLGEECTLAECEKMISGVDSDGSGTINFDEFKVMMTKGFRFDTTEPAI from the coding sequence ATGGGATTTAAGGCTTTGTtcaagaggaagaagaaacagCGGGACGGCAACGGCGACACCTCGCCCACGACGGCGCCCGTCCAGGCCCCCATGATTAACTCGAGATCCTCGTCTCTAAACGGGCGCAGCCGTCTGGAAGAGGAGCTGGAACAGGTTTTCAAGAAATTCGACGTCAATGGAGACGGGAAGATCTCCGCGTCCGAGCTGGGGTCGATCTTGGGTAGCGTCGGCCAGCCGGCCACGGAGGAGGAGCTCAGAATTATGATCCAGGAGGTGGATGCCGACGGGGACGGGTTCATCGACCTCCAGGAATTCATCGCGCTGAATACCACCGACGTGGGACACGAGGAGGTGATGGAGAATCTCAAGGACGCTTTCAAGGTCTTCGACATCGACAAGAATGGATACATAACCGCCGAGGAATTGCAGGACGTGCTCCAGTCCCTCGGCGAGGAATGCACATTGGCTGAGTGCGAGAAGATGATCAGTGGGGTGGACTCCGATGGGAGCGGGACCATCAATTTCGATGAGTTTAAGGTCATGATGACGAAGGGATTCCGATTCGATACGACGGAGCCGGCCATCTGA